In Desulfobacterales bacterium, a single genomic region encodes these proteins:
- a CDS encoding response regulator, giving the protein MNNTVSLSSPLARRIFKTAANTKAKAKAKAIIQKINVYQIELELQNKELNAAYQLAEDNKKKYFDLYDFAPVGYLSIDKMGIILNINITGAKMLRVDRKSLINQDFSHFIDPQFMDIFRNHCQNVFETKTKQTCEIKLIRQDKTSIYIQMDCIAESDINGYVNQIRGTITDISALKESQDKVNLSNQIFEQINQTDKKIDMIQNILVLIKNFSQIEAIGLRLKENDDFPYYASNGFTNCFVKTEKYLCTYTPDGKLIRDFSGNPILECMCGNVLQGKIDTSLPFFTHHGSFWTNSTTKFLASTTEKERQAFTRNRCNEEGYESVALIPVRSGNFVIGLLQLNDHKLDMFTLEKIKFYEHISASIGIALHRKMAIEEKDRLSNQILYAQKMESIGTLTGGMAHEFNNLLFIIMGNSEMLKDGMLNHDSNAFQRMIIDIYNASNRGSDLIKHLLTFCQKNKRKVEPCCLNIEIKKIVNMLEKVIEQQVIIECDLEDDLYKINADINLIKQVLMNLCLNAKDAMPEGGKLCVKTENVIVYESKQNRYPEIKTGNYILLTVSDSGCGIETKYLDRIFDPFFTTKKVGEGTGLGLSIVYGSIKAHNGYIFCESKLENGTIFKIFLPAIANTEIVYTKLKDKIGNNATILAIDDEPAINRLLEAMLVELGYNVIIVNSCEKAMDIYFEKHNEIDLILLDLGMPGIDGKHCLKKLIEFNPDVKVIIASGYSEYSIIKEVMDLGSKDYITKPFVREDLAQRIRTVLNHTTNIAEKIN; this is encoded by the coding sequence ATGAATAATACTGTCTCTTTATCCAGTCCATTAGCACGAAGAATATTTAAAACAGCAGCAAATACTAAAGCAAAAGCAAAAGCAAAAGCAATAATTCAAAAGATTAATGTTTATCAAATTGAATTAGAGCTACAAAACAAAGAGCTGAATGCAGCATATCAACTCGCTGAAGATAATAAAAAAAAATATTTTGATTTATACGACTTTGCTCCTGTAGGATATCTTTCCATCGATAAAATGGGTATTATCCTTAATATTAATATTACCGGCGCTAAAATGTTGCGAGTTGACCGAAAAAGCTTGATAAATCAAGATTTTTCACATTTTATTGATCCTCAATTTATGGATATTTTTCGAAATCATTGTCAAAATGTGTTTGAAACAAAAACAAAACAAACATGCGAAATCAAATTAATACGCCAGGATAAAACTTCAATTTATATTCAAATGGACTGCATCGCTGAATCAGATATCAATGGATATGTCAATCAAATCAGAGGAACAATAACTGATATTTCTGCGCTAAAAGAATCGCAAGATAAAGTGAATTTATCTAATCAAATATTTGAACAGATAAATCAAACCGATAAAAAAATTGATATGATACAAAATATCCTTGTTTTAATAAAAAATTTTTCTCAAATTGAAGCAATAGGTTTACGTTTAAAGGAAAATGACGATTTTCCCTATTATGCCTCTAACGGATTTACTAACTGTTTTGTAAAAACAGAAAAATATCTTTGTACATATACGCCTGATGGAAAATTAATCAGAGATTTTTCTGGCAATCCAATTTTGGAGTGTATGTGCGGAAACGTACTTCAAGGCAAAATTGATACTTCGCTACCTTTTTTTACACATCACGGCAGTTTCTGGACAAATTCCACAACAAAATTTTTAGCATCTACCACAGAAAAAGAACGACAAGCTTTCACAAGAAATAGGTGCAATGAAGAAGGTTATGAATCCGTTGCTTTAATTCCAGTGCGTTCAGGTAACTTTGTTATTGGACTGCTCCAATTGAATGATCATAAACTTGATATGTTTACGCTTGAAAAAATAAAATTTTATGAACACATTAGTGCCAGCATTGGAATAGCCCTTCATCGTAAAATGGCTATCGAAGAAAAAGACAGGCTTTCAAATCAAATCCTATATGCACAAAAAATGGAATCCATCGGAACATTAACAGGTGGTATGGCTCATGAATTTAATAATCTTTTATTTATAATTATGGGTAATTCTGAGATGTTGAAAGATGGGATGTTGAATCATGATAGTAATGCGTTTCAGAGGATGATAATTGATATTTATAATGCATCAAATAGAGGTTCTGATTTGATAAAACATCTTTTAACATTTTGTCAAAAAAATAAACGCAAAGTAGAACCATGTTGTTTGAATATAGAAATCAAAAAAATTGTAAATATGCTGGAAAAAGTAATTGAACAACAGGTTATAATTGAATGCGACCTTGAAGATGATTTATACAAAATTAATGCAGATATAAATTTAATAAAACAAGTTTTAATGAATTTATGCTTAAATGCTAAAGATGCAATGCCAGAAGGCGGTAAATTATGTGTTAAAACAGAAAATGTTATAGTTTACGAATCAAAACAAAATAGATATCCTGAAATAAAAACAGGTAATTATATATTATTAACTGTTTCAGACAGTGGTTGTGGAATAGAAACAAAATATTTAGATCGTATTTTTGATCCGTTTTTTACTACCAAAAAAGTTGGTGAAGGCACAGGACTTGGATTATCTATCGTTTATGGTTCTATAAAAGCGCATAATGGATATATTTTTTGTGAAAGTAAACTGGAGAATGGAACGATTTTTAAAATATTTTTACCTGCCATCGCCAATACAGAAATTGTTTATACTAAGCTTAAAGATAAAATAGGAAATAATGCGACAATATTGGCTATTGATGATGAACCTGCTATTAATAGGCTTTTAGAAGCAATGCTGGTAGAATTAGGTTACAATGTTATAATCGTCAACTCCTGTGAAAAAGCAATGGATATTTATTTTGAAAAACATAATGAAATTGACTTAATACTTCTTGATTTAGGAATGCCAGGAATAGACGGAAAACATTGTCTTAAAAAACTTATTGAATTTAATCCTGACGTAAAAGTAATTATTGCGAGCGGTTATTCAGAATACAGTATTATTAAAGAAGTTATGGACTTAGGTTCAAAAGACTATATAACTAAGCCTTTTGTAAGGGAAGATTTGGCTCAAAGAATCCGAACAGTCTTGAATCATACGACTAACATTGCGGAAAAAATTAATTAG